In the Vogesella sp. XCS3 genome, GCTGCAGGCAGATAGCCAGCAGGCCGTCGGCTTCCAGCTCGAAAAACTCGCCCTTGGCGTTTTGCGCCCGCAGTGTCACGCGTTCGGCACGGGTTACCTTGTCGTATACGCCCGGCACCGACAGGCAACCTTCTTCGTACACGGTTTCGCCGTCTTTTTGCAGGAACTCGGGGTTGATCACCACCAGCGGTTCGGTTTTGTCTTCCGACACGTCGATCACCAGCAGGCGGTAGTGATAGTTCACTTGCGTGGCAGCCAAACCGATACCTTTGGCCTCGTGCATGGTTTCAAACATATCATCGACCTGCTTTTGCAGCGCCGCGTCGAAGGTAGTGACCGGGGCGGCTACCTTGTGCAGGCGCGGGTCGGGGTAGTGCAGGATATTAAGCAGTGCCATGATTCAAGCAGATTTCCAGTTGTAGGATGGCGGCAGCGGGAACGATAATGTTGCCAGCATCCGGTTAGCCTTTTTCTCAAGTGCCGGTCAAATGGGGTCACTTTCTGATGTTTAAACCTATTATATCGCTACTCCTCGCCCTTGGCCTGTCCGCTCCGGCCAGCGCCGACACACTGGCACTGCGTGAGGACGCACCGCAACGCTATGTGGTCAAAAAAGGCGATACCTTGTGGGACATTTCGGCCAGATACCTGAAGTCCCCGTGGAAGTGGCCACAGCTCTGGCGCCTGAACCGCGAGGAGATCAAGAACCCGCATCTGATCTACCCCGGCGAGACGCTGGTATTGGACATGATAGACGGCGAACCGGTTCTGCGCCGCGAAGGCAGCCGGGTAGTCAAGCTATCGCCCCAGATCCGCACCGAGCAGCTGGACGCGGCAATCAGCACGATCCCGGCCAAAATGATCGAGCCCTTCCTGAAGCGCCCGCTGCTGCTGGACGACTTGTCCAGCTATGACAGTGCACCGCGCATCATTGCCGGCCAGGACAACCGGGTGATCCTGTCCACCACCGATGTGGCCTACGGCCAGGGTCTGGATGCTGGCGGTACGTGGCAAGCCTACCGGCTGGGCCGCACCATTACCGACCCGGACACCAAAGAAGTGCTGGGCCACGAAGTCACCTACGGTGGCGAGCTCACGGTCAGCAAGCTGGACACCATCAGCACGCTGAAAGTAGGCAAAGTGGCCGAAGAAGTACTGGTAGGTGACCGCCTGATGAAAACCAGCCAGTTCACCGTGATGCAGTACGCCCCGCACCAGGCCCCGGCCACGCTGGAAGGCCGTGTGGTGAGCGCCTACAACGGCGTGAACGAAATCGGCCAGAATTACAATGTAATGATCAACCGCGGCCTGCGCGACGGGGTGGAAATCGGCCACGTATTCGGCATCTACCGCGCACCACGCACCGTGCAGATTGCGCCCAAGCAGCACGCGGTACTGCCTACCCAGCAAGTTGGCCGCCTGATCGTTTACCGCGTCTTCAACAAAGCCTCGTACGCGCTGGTTGTGGATGCCAGCCAGCCGGTGATCGTAGGCGACCGCATCGCGCAGCCGGAATGAGCTATAACTTGCAAGACTGGGCCACGCTGGCGCTATCCCCCGGCATCGGCCCGCAGCGCTTTTTGCAGCTACTGCAGCGCTTTGGCAGCGCCACCGCCGCACTGGCTGCCAGTCGCAGCCAGCTGGCAGGCCTGCTGGAAGGCGATGCACTGGACGCGCTGGGCGGCGACATCGCCCGCCAGAGCGCTGCCGATGCCCTGGCCTGGGCACAGCAGCCCGGCTGCAGCCTGCTCACCCTGAACGACGCCGACTACCCCTGCCAGCTGGCCGAAGCCGGCGCCGCCCCGCCACTGCTGTTTGCCCGCGGCCAACGTGCACTGCTCGCCACGCCCATGCTGGCCATCGTCGGCAGCCGCAATGCCACCCCGCAGGGCGAAGATAACGCACGCACCTTTGCCAAAAGGTTGGCCGCACAGGGCTACACCATCGTCAGCGGCCTGGCCGGTGGCATCGACGCGGCCGCCCACGAAGGCGCGCTGGCGGCCGGTGGAGGCACCATCGCCATCATCGGCACCGGCATAGACCGCGTTTACCCGGCCAGCAACCGCAAGCTGGCGCACCAGATCGCCGAGCAAGGCCTGATCTTGTCCGAGTTCGCACTGGGTATGGGCCCGCTGGCGCAACACTTTCCACGCCGTAACCGCATCATTGCCGGCCTGTGCCGTGGTTGTTTGGTGGTAGAAGCCACACTACAAAGTGGCTCGCTGATTACCGCCCGCCTGTCGCTGGAAGCCGGGCGTGAAGTGATGGCCATACCGGGCTCCATCCTGAACCCGCAAGCACGCGGCTGCCACCGCCTGATCAAGGACGGCGCACGGCTGGTAGAAACGGTAGACGACGTTCTGGACGAAATCGGCAAACCGTCGCTGCCACCACCCGACACCACGGCCGAGGCAGAACAAGGCACCACCCAAGGCAGCGATATTCTGCATGCCATGGGCTACGACCCGGTAGACGCCGACACTCTGGCTAGCCGGCTCGGGTTGACGGCAGGGGACGTTTACGCGATGCTTCTTGAGCTCGAACTACTGGGCCATGTCGACAGCATGCAAGGCGGGCGCTACCAGCGCCGTGCCGACGCCCACTAGCCAACCCATACAAGTGACTGATTCCTATAGATGTTTGACGTTCTCGCCTTTTTGCTAGAAGAATTCAATGACCCCGATCATTGCCCTGCCCGTGATGATCTGGGGCGCCAGCTAGCCGCAGCCGGTTTCGAAAATGAAGAAATCAGCGATGCCCTGGACTGGCTTGACGGCCTGAACGAGCTCAATGAAGGTGCCTATCTGGGTGCCAATGACGGCAGTGGCATGCGTATTTTTCATGACTATGAAATCTCGCGCCTGCCCAGCGATGTACGCGGCCTGATTGTTTTCCTGGAACACAACGGCGCCCTGTCACCGGCCCAGCGCGAGATGCTGATCGACCGCCTGCTGGTGATGCCGGACGACGAAATTACCCTGCCAACAGCCAAGCTGGCCGCGCTGATGGTACTGTGGGCACAACGCGCAGAACTGCCGGTGCTGGTAGGCGAAGACCTGCTCAGCGCCCTGCACGGCGAACCCACCATGCAATAAGCACGCACTGCGCGCCATCAAGGTTGGCCGCAGTGTCAGGATTCGACAAGAGCGCAAAACCTTGCGCTCTTGTTTTGTTTGATGAATACACAATATGTCGCGCCCCATGGCGTGCTACTGAAAACAAAGCAGACATGCCCTCCAGTCTCCTGATCGTCGAATCGCCCTCCAAGGCGAAAACGCTGAAAAAATATCTGGGCCCGGACTTTGAAGTCCTGGCTTCCTATGGCCACGTGCGCGACCTGGTGCCGAAAAACGGTGCTGTGGACCCGGAAAAAGACTTCGCCATGAAGTACCAGCTGATTGCGCGCAACAGCAAACACGTGGACGCCATCGTCGAAGCCGTGAACAAGGTAGACCACGTCTACCTGGCAACGGATCCGGACCGCGAAGGCGAAGCCATTTCCTGGCACCTGGTGGAAATCCTCAACAAGAAAAAGCTGTTGAAGGATAAAACCGCCCAGCGCGTGGTGTTCCACGAAATCACCAAAAACGCCGTGCTGGAAGCCATCGCCAATCCGCGCGCGATTGCGCAGGATCTGGTAGACGCCCAGCAGGCCCGCCGCGCGCTGGACTACCTCGTAGGCTTCAACCTGTCGCCGCTGCTGTGGAAGAAAATCCGCCGCGGCCTGTCGGCTGGCCGCGTACAAAGCCCGGCGCTGCGCCTGATCTGCGAACGCGAAAACGAGATCAAGGCCTTTGTGGAGCAGGAGTACTGGACAGTCCACCTGGACAGCCACAAGAGCCGTACCAAATTCAGCGCCAAACTCACGCAGTTTGCCGGCAAAAAGCTGGAACAGTTCGACGTACCCAACGAAGCGGAACAAAGCCGCATCCTGGGCCTGCTGGCCGGCCATGCGGCCAACGTCACCAGCATCGAAAAGAAAAAGAAATCGCGCAGCCCCGCCGCGCCGTTTACCACGTCTACCCTGCAGCAGGAGGCCGTGCGCAAGCTGGGCATGACCACCGACCGCACCATGCGTACCGCGCAACAGCTGTACGAAGGTATCGATATCGGCCAGGGTACCGTGGGCCTGATTACCTACATGCGTACCGACTCGGTGGCGCTGGCCAATGAAGCTGTAGAAGAAATCCGTGGCTATATTGCCGAGCGTTTTGACGCGGAGCACCTGCCCAAAAACGCCGTCAGCTACAAGAACAAGTCCAAGAATGCCCAGGAAGCGCACGAGGCCATCCGCCCGACGTCCATCCTGCGCACGCCGGAATCGGTGAAGCCGTTCCTGACTACCGACCAGTTCAAGCTGTACGACATGGTATGGAAGCGCACACTGGCCTGCCAGATGGCCCCGGCACGCTTTGACACCACCAGTATCGATATTGCCGTAGGCGACGGCATCTTCCGCGCCAGCGGCCAGGTGCAGGTGTTTGCCGGCTTCCTGTCCGTGTACGAAGAAGACGTAGACGACGCCGAAGACGAAGAAAACGCCAAGCTGCCGCTGCTGACCGAGGGCGAAACCCTGCCGGTAGACAAGCTGTATGGCGACCAGCACTTTACCCAGCCACCGCCACGCTTCTCGGAAGCCAGCTTGGTAAAAGCGCTGGAAGAGTTCGGCATCGGCCGCCCGTCTACCTACGCCAGCATCATCTCCACGCTGAAAGACCGCGAATACGTCATTATCGACAAAAAGCGCTTCTTCCCTACCGATACCGGCGACATCGTCAACAAGTTCCTGACCGAGCACTTTGCCCAGTACGTGGACTATAACTTCACCGCCAAGCTGGAAAACCAGCTGGATGAAATTGCCAGCGGCAGCCGCCAGTGGGTACCGGTGATGGACAGCTTCTGGAAAGGCTTTTCCAAGCAGATCACCGAAAAAGAAGGCATTTCGCGCGCAGAAGTCACCACCGAAAGCCTGGACGAAGCCTGCCCGAAATGCAGCAAGCCGCTGTCGATCAAGTTCGGCAAACGCGGCCGCTTCATTGCCTGCACCGGCTACCCCGACTGCGACTACACCCGCAACGTAGGTGAAACTGCCGAGCAAGCCGCGGCCGAAGCAGAAGCACCCACCGTCATTGAAGACCGCACCTGCCCGGAATGCGGTGGCGAGCTGCATATCAAAAAAGGGCGCTTCGGCAAATTCATCGGCTGCGCCAACTACCCGAAGTGCAAGCACATCGAGCCGCTGGAAAAACCGCGCGACACCGGCGTGCAGTGCCCGGAATGCAAAGCCGGCAGCCTGATCGAACGCAAGAGCCGCTACGGCAAGCTGTTCTACAGCTGCAACACCTACCCCAAGTGCAAGTACGCCACCTGGAACCCGCCGATTGCCGAGCCCTGCCCGAAATGCAACTGGCCTATCCTGACGCTGAAAACCACCAAGCGTCGTGGCACCGAGAAAGTGTGCCCGCAGAAAGAATGCGGCCACGCCGAGCAGATCGCCCCGCCGGAAGGTAAGGCCGAAGCCTGATACTTTGCCATGCGAAAGCCAGCCAAAAGGCTGGCTTTTTTCATGCGCACGCAAACCACAATTCACGCCAAACACATGGCCTGGCAAACGATTTCACGCAGAAATCATGTCAGAAAGCCACTAAGCTTCTAACGCAGCCGCCCGCCTATGGCCAGCATGGCCACGCAAGCCGCCTCGTGTTTGCCAGACGGACAGCCCCACCGGGCCATGCAGCGTGCCCCTGCGCTGCATGACATGGCAAACCGGCACCTCTGGCGAGGTGCGCCGCGGACTCTCGACATGAACAGCCAATTCTTCCTGAGCGGCAGCAGTGTGCTGACCGTGGTATTTGCCATGGGCGGCGCCTGGCCACTGCTGGCGCTGTCTTTTCTGGTGATGATGGTAGGCATCTGGCTGGCCGACCGCGAGCAGATCGCCGCGCAGGCACCCGAGACCCTTGCCATGTTTGTACAAGACGAGCGCCCGCTGCTACCGCTGGATTACTTTCAGGGTGAGCAACTGCTGTGGTACCAGGCCGGCACCCCGGTCTACCGCATCCTGCAAGCACAGGACACCACCTGGGAGCTGGTCGGCAATGAAGGAGAAGTGCCATTCGAAAACGGCATGATCAGGGTTGTACCGGGGCTACTATACCGGCAACGCCCCGACAGCTGACCCGGATGGCAAGCCGCCACCAGCTGGCAACCGCCCCATGCTGGCTGCGCTGCCACTGATCGGGCTGCCAATCAGCCAAACAACACCAGCCCCCACACCAGGCCCAGATTGATCAGGCCCAGCAACTGGGCCGCGCTGCCCATATCCTTGGCCCGCTTGGCCAGCGGGTGTCGTTCCAGCGAGGTGTGATCCACCGCCGCCTCAATAGCCGAATTGAACAGCTCGATGATGAGCGTAGCCAGCGAGCTGGCGACCAGCAGCGCCCGCGCCAAGGGCGTGGCAGGCACCACAAACAGCGCCAGTGGCACCAGTACGATGGCCAGCAGGGTTAGCTGCCGGAAGGCATCTTCGTGACGGTAGGCCGCACGCAAGCCGTCCAGCGAGTAGCCAAAGGCATTGATCAGGCGTTTTACGCCGGTTTTACCCTTGAACGGGCTTTCCTGATGCGAACTCATGGTGTTCCTGTGAGGTGAAGTCGGGTTGGCCGCAGCGGCCACTGCAGCCGTTTATCCAGCGCTGGCGGCAGCCAGGCCTCGCCGCGTGAATCGATCAACAGCCAGCCTGCCAGGCCAAAACGGCGGGCGTAGCCAGCTGCCGCTTGTGCCCCGGCAAAGTACAGCGGCTTGGACGCCACGTCGGATAGCAAGCCGGCGTGCGGCCCAGGGCGGCTGAACACGGACACGGATTGTACGTGACAGCGGCTTTGTGCGTCGCGCGGGTCGATCAGGTGGCAATAACGCCGGCCGTTCAGCGCAAAAAAACGCTGATAGTCACCCGAGGTACCGACAGCCTCGCCATCGGCCAGCGCCAGCGTCGCCATGGCGTCGGCCTGGCGCGGGTGACGCACGCCTACCTGCCACGGCTCGCCACCGGGTTTGCTACCCAGCGCGATAATATTGCCACCGATATTTAACAACGCCGAGCTGATGCCTGCCTTAAGCAAGCGCGCCCGGCTGCGGTCTAGCGCCCAGCCTTTTGCCATACCGCCAAAATCCAGCTGCACGGCCGGATTACGGCTAAGCCAGCGGCCGTCCGGCTGGCGCAGCAAGTCGGCCATGCGTGGCTGCGCGGCGGCCAGATCGGACAACACCTGCGCAGCAGGCAAACGCGCGGCGTACTGCTCGGCATGAAAGCCCCAGGCCGCCACCATGGCGCCAATTGCCGGCGAGAACAAACCATCGCTTTGTTGTTCCAGCTGCTGGCCTAGCGTAATGAGCTCGGCCAGCTCGGCCGACGCGCGAAAGGGTTCGCCGGCAGCGATGGCCTGGTTAGCCGCATAAACCTCCCCTGCCGGCTGCCAGGCGTGCAGCCGCTGGTGCAGCTGGTCCAGATCCCCCAACACCTGCGCTATGGCTGCCTGCGCCTTGCCACGATCGGCATCGTAGACGGTCAGCGCGACACGGGTGCCAAACACGAAGCTTTCTTGCTGCAGCGGCTCCGGCTGTACGCTGCAGGCGGCCAGCGCAGAAACGACAAAGGCGGCCGAAGCCGCCCGTAGCCAGTTACGTAGACGCATCAGGCTGTGTGGCCGGAGGCACGCTCCAGCGCATCGATGAACAATGCCGCCACGTTAATGCCCGCCTGATCCATGATCTCGCGGAAACATGTCGGGCTGGTGACATTGACCTCGGTCAGGTAGTTGCCAATCACGTCCAGGCCCGCCAGCAGGATACCGCGGCGTTTGAGCTCGGGGGCCAGCGCAGCCGCAATCTCGCGGTCGCGTTCGGTCAGCGGGCGGGCTTCGCCACGGCCACCGGCTGCCAGGTTGCCGCGTGTCTCGCCGCCCTGCGGGATACGCGCCAGGCAGTAGTCCACCGGCACGCCGTCAATCACCAACACGCGCTTGTCGCCCTCGCGGATCTCGGGGATATAGCGCTGCGCCATCACGGTTTGCGTGCCTTGGCAGCTGACGGTCTCAATAATCACGTTCAGGTTAGGGTCGTCCGGCGTCACGCGAAAAATACCGCTACCGCCCATGCCGTCCAGCGGCTTGAGAATGGCGTCCTGGTGCTGGCGCACAAAGCGCTTGAGCCGGTCCGGGCGCGAGGTCACCATGGTCGGCGCTGTCTGCTCGGGGAAATTCAGGATCGCCAGCTTCTCGTTAAAGTCGCGTAGCGCCTGGCCTTTGTTGAAGACGCGCGCGCCTTCTGCCTCGGCCAGGGTCAGCAGCTGCGTGGCGTA is a window encoding:
- a CDS encoding LysM peptidoglycan-binding domain-containing protein, whose product is MFKPIISLLLALGLSAPASADTLALREDAPQRYVVKKGDTLWDISARYLKSPWKWPQLWRLNREEIKNPHLIYPGETLVLDMIDGEPVLRREGSRVVKLSPQIRTEQLDAAISTIPAKMIEPFLKRPLLLDDLSSYDSAPRIIAGQDNRVILSTTDVAYGQGLDAGGTWQAYRLGRTITDPDTKEVLGHEVTYGGELTVSKLDTISTLKVGKVAEEVLVGDRLMKTSQFTVMQYAPHQAPATLEGRVVSAYNGVNEIGQNYNVMINRGLRDGVEIGHVFGIYRAPRTVQIAPKQHAVLPTQQVGRLIVYRVFNKASYALVVDASQPVIVGDRIAQPE
- the dprA gene encoding DNA-processing protein DprA, yielding MSYNLQDWATLALSPGIGPQRFLQLLQRFGSATAALAASRSQLAGLLEGDALDALGGDIARQSAADALAWAQQPGCSLLTLNDADYPCQLAEAGAAPPLLFARGQRALLATPMLAIVGSRNATPQGEDNARTFAKRLAAQGYTIVSGLAGGIDAAAHEGALAAGGGTIAIIGTGIDRVYPASNRKLAHQIAEQGLILSEFALGMGPLAQHFPRRNRIIAGLCRGCLVVEATLQSGSLITARLSLEAGREVMAIPGSILNPQARGCHRLIKDGARLVETVDDVLDEIGKPSLPPPDTTAEAEQGTTQGSDILHAMGYDPVDADTLASRLGLTAGDVYAMLLELELLGHVDSMQGGRYQRRADAH
- a CDS encoding diacylglycerol kinase, which produces MSSHQESPFKGKTGVKRLINAFGYSLDGLRAAYRHEDAFRQLTLLAIVLVPLALFVVPATPLARALLVASSLATLIIELFNSAIEAAVDHTSLERHPLAKRAKDMGSAAQLLGLINLGLVWGLVLFG
- a CDS encoding DUF494 family protein, producing the protein MFDVLAFLLEEFNDPDHCPARDDLGRQLAAAGFENEEISDALDWLDGLNELNEGAYLGANDGSGMRIFHDYEISRLPSDVRGLIVFLEHNGALSPAQREMLIDRLLVMPDDEITLPTAKLAALMVLWAQRAELPVLVGEDLLSALHGEPTMQ
- the def gene encoding peptide deformylase; this translates as MALLNILHYPDPRLHKVAAPVTTFDAALQKQVDDMFETMHEAKGIGLAATQVNYHYRLLVIDVSEDKTEPLVVINPEFLQKDGETVYEEGCLSVPGVYDKVTRAERVTLRAQNAKGEFFELEADGLLAICLQHEVDHLDGKVFVEYLSEMKQNRIKTRMKKREKQNM
- the gshB gene encoding glutathione synthase — protein: MQILFIADPLESFKIHKDTTYAMMEEAHARNHAIWFCEAGELYVEGGRILTEARPVTFTGQGGKEWFKKGNSQRLPLQGFSAVVMRKDPPFDLEYLYATQLLTLAEAEGARVFNKGQALRDFNEKLAILNFPEQTAPTMVTSRPDRLKRFVRQHQDAILKPLDGMGGSGIFRVTPDDPNLNVIIETVSCQGTQTVMAQRYIPEIREGDKRVLVIDGVPVDYCLARIPQGGETRGNLAAGGRGEARPLTERDREIAAALAPELKRRGILLAGLDVIGNYLTEVNVTSPTCFREIMDQAGINVAALFIDALERASGHTA
- a CDS encoding FAD:protein FMN transferase, yielding MRLRNWLRAASAAFVVSALAACSVQPEPLQQESFVFGTRVALTVYDADRGKAQAAIAQVLGDLDQLHQRLHAWQPAGEVYAANQAIAAGEPFRASAELAELITLGQQLEQQSDGLFSPAIGAMVAAWGFHAEQYAARLPAAQVLSDLAAAQPRMADLLRQPDGRWLSRNPAVQLDFGGMAKGWALDRSRARLLKAGISSALLNIGGNIIALGSKPGGEPWQVGVRHPRQADAMATLALADGEAVGTSGDYQRFFALNGRRYCHLIDPRDAQSRCHVQSVSVFSRPGPHAGLLSDVASKPLYFAGAQAAAGYARRFGLAGWLLIDSRGEAWLPPALDKRLQWPLRPTRLHLTGTP
- the topA gene encoding type I DNA topoisomerase produces the protein MPSSLLIVESPSKAKTLKKYLGPDFEVLASYGHVRDLVPKNGAVDPEKDFAMKYQLIARNSKHVDAIVEAVNKVDHVYLATDPDREGEAISWHLVEILNKKKLLKDKTAQRVVFHEITKNAVLEAIANPRAIAQDLVDAQQARRALDYLVGFNLSPLLWKKIRRGLSAGRVQSPALRLICERENEIKAFVEQEYWTVHLDSHKSRTKFSAKLTQFAGKKLEQFDVPNEAEQSRILGLLAGHAANVTSIEKKKKSRSPAAPFTTSTLQQEAVRKLGMTTDRTMRTAQQLYEGIDIGQGTVGLITYMRTDSVALANEAVEEIRGYIAERFDAEHLPKNAVSYKNKSKNAQEAHEAIRPTSILRTPESVKPFLTTDQFKLYDMVWKRTLACQMAPARFDTTSIDIAVGDGIFRASGQVQVFAGFLSVYEEDVDDAEDEENAKLPLLTEGETLPVDKLYGDQHFTQPPPRFSEASLVKALEEFGIGRPSTYASIISTLKDREYVIIDKKRFFPTDTGDIVNKFLTEHFAQYVDYNFTAKLENQLDEIASGSRQWVPVMDSFWKGFSKQITEKEGISRAEVTTESLDEACPKCSKPLSIKFGKRGRFIACTGYPDCDYTRNVGETAEQAAAEAEAPTVIEDRTCPECGGELHIKKGRFGKFIGCANYPKCKHIEPLEKPRDTGVQCPECKAGSLIERKSRYGKLFYSCNTYPKCKYATWNPPIAEPCPKCNWPILTLKTTKRRGTEKVCPQKECGHAEQIAPPEGKAEA